TGAGTTCGAGTGCCTCAAGTCGATCCCTCGCCTCGGCATCGTCGATCCACTCGGGGTCGGTGTAGATCTGTGACCGTTCGGTCGGACGCAGTTCTTCGACCAGGACCCGGCGGCGATTGCCGTGCTCGCCGCCCGCCGCGGTACCGGGAGCGAAGTACTTGATCTCCGTCATCCGAGCCACGACGTCGGTCGTCAGGAGCCCCTGGGCATCGGCCCACTCGTAGAACGAACGGACCGCCACCATCCACAGCGCGACCGTGCTCGGCTTGCGGAGGATCTCCTCACCGTTGGTCTTGCGGACCGGAGAGGTCGTCACGGTCCGACGCCACATCGCCAGATGCGAGAGACCGACTGCGCGCCAATCGGTCGTCTGCGCGGTCCACGACAGGTACCAAGCGAGTCGTGACCCGTAGTCCTTGACGGTGTTGGGTGACCGGCCGATGTCCTGGAGATAGGCGAGCCAGTCGGTGCTCGGACGGTGCAGGTGGTCCGCCTCGTCGACCATCACGACCCGGGTCGATCGCCCGTCCGCAAGGACTGCCTCGTCGACTCGGAACCTCGCGGGTGCCAGCACGTCCTCAAGTTATTGACGAGGGTCAGCGAAGACTGTCAGACACGCCGTGGCCGACCAAGTGGGTGGCAGACCGAGACAGGTTCGAGTGGGGGTTAGATAACGGCCGGGAGCATCGCGTCGACGAAGGGCCGGCTGAGGTCGATCCGACGTCCCGTGGACTTCAGCATCCGCTCGACCAGCTCGGCGACCTGCGCCTCGGTCAGCACCAGGTTGGTCAGCTCGTGGCGCCCGTGACGCGCCACGAACACCCGGTCCGGGCTGTTGATCCAGACCTCTTCCACCGTCGGGTCCTCGAGGAACGGCTGCAGCGGCCCGAAGCCCGCCACCCGGGCCACCAGCTCGGCCACGAGCGCGTCCGGGTCGGCCACCGGGGCGACCATCCCGGTCAGGCTGCGCTCGTCGTGATCACGGACCAGACCGGTCGCGAGGCGGCGTACGGCGGCCACCTCGCGCTGCGGGCCGATCCCGTCCCGGCGCACGGCGGCGCGCAGGTCCTCGTCGAGGCGCGCGACGACGTCGTCCGACGCCGGCGCCACCACGACGGGTGGCTGCAGCAGGGCCATGGCGACTCCCCCGAGATAGGACTGCTTCTGGCTGGCAGCACCGTAGGCCACCGTGGTCCGATCGGGAAGGGGTCGCCAGGCCCCGCTGTGGATATCGGTCGCTCAGCGTGCCTCGCGCCGCGCCGCCTGGCGGCGCAGCTCGGCCTTGGCCAGCGCGTTCTTGTGGACCTCGTCCGGGCCGTCGGCGAAGCGCAGGGTGCGGATCCCGGCGTACATGTTGGCCAGCGGGAAGTCCTGCGAGAGACCGCCCGCGCCGTGGACCTGGATGGCCTTGTCGAGGATCCACTGCACGGTCTCGGGGGTGGCGATCTTGATCGCCTGGATCTCGGTGTGGGCGCCCTTGTTGCCGACCGTGTCCATCAGCCACGCGGTCTTCAGCACCAGCAGCCGCAGCTGCTCGAGCTTGACCCGCGACTCCGCGATCCAGGTGCGGACCGTGCCCTGGTCGGCGATCGGGCGACCGAACGCGACCCGCGACTCGGCGCGCTCGCACATCAGCTCGATGGCGCGCTCGGCGATGCCGATCGAGCGCATGCAGTGGTGGATCCGGCCGGGCCCGAGGCGGGCCTGGGCGATGCCGAAGCCGCCACCCTCCTCGCCGATCAGGTTCGAGGCGGGGACCCGGACGTCGGTGAACCGCAGCTCGGCGTGGCCGCCGTGCTCGTGGTCGTCGTAGCCCATCACGTGCATGCCACGCACGACCTCCAGTCCCGGTGTGTCGCGCGGGACCAGGATCATCGACTGCTGGCGGTGCCGGTCCGCGCTCGGGTCGGTCTTGCCCATGACGATGAAGATCCGGCAGTTGGGGTTCATCGCGCCGGTGATCCACCACTTGCGGCCGTTGAGGACGTACTCGTCGCCGTCGCGCATGATGGACAGGCCGATGTTGGTGGCGTCCGAGGAGGCCACGTCGGGCTCGGTCATCGCGAAGGCCGAGCGGATCTCGGCGTTCAGCAGCGGCTCGAGCCACTCCTTCTTCTGCTCGGGCGTGCCGAACAGGTGGAGCACCTCCATGTTGCCGGTGTCGGGCGCGGCGCAGTTCATCGCGGCCGGCGCCAGGTGCCCGCTGCGACCGGAGATCTCGGCGAGGGCGGCGTACTGCAGGTTGGTCAGGCCGGCGCCCTCCACGCCCGCGTGCTCGCCGGGCAGGAAGAGGTTCCACAGGCCGCGCTTGCGGGCCTCGGCCCGCAGCTCCTGGATGATCGGGGTGGAGTCCCAGGCCCACGGGTCGTCCAGCTCGGCGAGCTGCTCCTCGAAGACCGCCTCGGCGGGGTGGACGACCTCGTCCATGAAGGCGAGCATCGTGGCCCGCAGCTCCTCGGTGCGGGCGTCGAATCCGAAGTCCATCAGTTCTCCTTCATTGCGGTGAGGCCGGCGTCGAGCAGCGGGTGGATCGCGGCGCCGATGTCGTCGAACCCCTCACCGACGGTCTGGCCGGCGAGGAAGCGGTAGTGGATGCCTTCGAGGATGGCAGCGAGCTTGAAGGCCGCGAGGCCGAGGTACCAGCCGAAGCCGGACAGGTCGCGGTCGCTGGCGGCGGCGTACCGCGCGACGATCTCGTCCTCGGACAGGAAGCCCGGCGCGGTCGAGGCGTCGGCGACCGCCTGACCGATCGACTCGGCGAGGCGGTGGTAGGTGAGCATGAGCGCGAGGTCGGTGAGCGGGTCGCCGAGGGTGGCCATCTCCCAGTCCAGCACGGCGCTCGCCCGGTCGGCACCGTCGGCGGTGTCGACCAGCACGTTGTCGAGGCGGAAGTCGCCGTGCACGATGCCGGTCGCCGACTCGGCGGGCACCGACGCCGCGAGCCGGCGGTGCAGCTCGTCGGCGGCCGGCAGGTCGCGGGTGCGGGAGGCGTCGAGCTGCTTCTTCCAGCGGGCGACCTGGCGACCGAGGAAGCCCTCGGGCCGGCCGAAGTCGCCGAGCCCGACCTCCTCGGGCACGACGGCGTGGAGGGCGGCGAGGATGTCGACGAGGTCCTGCGAGATCGCCCGGGTGCGCTCGGCTCCCAGCTCGGCGAGCGCCGACGCGCGCCGGTACGGCGTGCCGGCGCACCGTTCCATCACGTAGAAGTCGGCCCCGATCACCGCGTGGTCCGAGCAGAACGCGTAGGTGCGCGGGACGGGGACCGGCGTGCCCTGGAGGGCCGACATGACGCGGTACTCGCGTCCCATGTCGTGGGCGGTGGCGAGCACGTGGCCCAGCGGCGGGCGGCGCACGATCCACTGCGCAGTGCCGTCGGTGACGACGAAGGTCAGGTTGGACTTGCCGCCGGCGATCAGCTCGGCGGTGAGCGACGAGCCGGCGCCGGGGACCGCGGTCGGCAGCCAGGCGCCGAGTGCGTCGAGGTCGAGGCCCGGCGGGTTCACTCGACGCCCCCGGTCAGCGTGACGCCGCCGTCGACGACCACGGTCTGGCCGGTCAGCCAGGCGGCGTCGGAGGAGAGCAGGAAGGCGACGACGCTGCCGATGTCGTCGGGCTCGCCGAGCCGCTTGAGCGGGTACTGGGCGGCGACGTCGGCCTCGCGGCCCTCGTAGAGCGCGGTCGCGAACT
This genomic interval from Nocardioides kongjuensis contains the following:
- a CDS encoding Flp pilus assembly complex ATPase component TadA; this encodes MALLQPPVVVAPASDDVVARLDEDLRAAVRRDGIGPQREVAAVRRLATGLVRDHDERSLTGMVAPVADPDALVAELVARVAGFGPLQPFLEDPTVEEVWINSPDRVFVARHGRHELTNLVLTEAQVAELVERMLKSTGRRIDLSRPFVDAMLPAVI
- a CDS encoding acyl-CoA dehydrogenase family protein, which encodes MDFGFDARTEELRATMLAFMDEVVHPAEAVFEEQLAELDDPWAWDSTPIIQELRAEARKRGLWNLFLPGEHAGVEGAGLTNLQYAALAEISGRSGHLAPAAMNCAAPDTGNMEVLHLFGTPEQKKEWLEPLLNAEIRSAFAMTEPDVASSDATNIGLSIMRDGDEYVLNGRKWWITGAMNPNCRIFIVMGKTDPSADRHRQQSMILVPRDTPGLEVVRGMHVMGYDDHEHGGHAELRFTDVRVPASNLIGEEGGGFGIAQARLGPGRIHHCMRSIGIAERAIELMCERAESRVAFGRPIADQGTVRTWIAESRVKLEQLRLLVLKTAWLMDTVGNKGAHTEIQAIKIATPETVQWILDKAIQVHGAGGLSQDFPLANMYAGIRTLRFADGPDEVHKNALAKAELRRQAARREAR
- a CDS encoding phosphotransferase is translated as MNPPGLDLDALGAWLPTAVPGAGSSLTAELIAGGKSNLTFVVTDGTAQWIVRRPPLGHVLATAHDMGREYRVMSALQGTPVPVPRTYAFCSDHAVIGADFYVMERCAGTPYRRASALAELGAERTRAISQDLVDILAALHAVVPEEVGLGDFGRPEGFLGRQVARWKKQLDASRTRDLPAADELHRRLAASVPAESATGIVHGDFRLDNVLVDTADGADRASAVLDWEMATLGDPLTDLALMLTYHRLAESIGQAVADASTAPGFLSEDEIVARYAAASDRDLSGFGWYLGLAAFKLAAILEGIHYRFLAGQTVGEGFDDIGAAIHPLLDAGLTAMKEN